The following coding sequences are from one Onychomys torridus chromosome 16, mOncTor1.1, whole genome shotgun sequence window:
- the LOC118597404 gene encoding cytochrome c1, heme protein, mitochondrial, with amino-acid sequence MAAAAASLRRSVLGPRGVGLPGASAPGLLGGARSRHLPLRTPQAVSLSSKSGLSRGRKVMLSALGMLAAGGAGLAVALHSAVSASDLELHPPSYPWSHRGLLSSLDHTSIRRGFQVYKQVCSSCHSMEYVAYRHLVGVCYTEEEAKAMAEEVEFQDGPNEDGEMFMRPGKLSDYLPKPYPNPEAARAANNGALPPDLSYIVRARHGGEDYVFSLLTGYCEPPTGVSLREGLYFNPYFPGQAIGMAPPIYNEVLEYDDGTPATMSQVAKDVATFLRWASEPEHDHRKRMGLKMLLMMGLLLPLTYAMKRHKWSVLKSRKLAYRPPK; translated from the exons atggcggcggcggcggcttcGCTTCGCCGGTCGGTGCTGGGCCCGCGGGGCGTAGGGCTTCCGGGCGCGAGTGCTCCGGGACTGCTGGGCGGTGCGCGGTCCCGGCATCTTCCATTGCGGACACCGCAG GCAGTGTCCTTGTCCTCGAAGTCTGGCCTTTCCCGGGGCCGGAAGGTGATGCTGTCAGCGTTGGGCATGCTGGCGGCAGGGGGTGCAGGGCTAGCTGTGGCTCTGCATTCTGCTGTGAGTGCCAGTGACCTGGAGCTGCACCCCCCCAGCTACCCATGGTCTCACCGTGGCCTCCTCTCCTCCTTGGACCACACCAG CATCCGAAGGGGTTTCCAGGTATACAAGCAGGTGTGCTCTTCCTGCCACAGCATGGAATATGTGGCTTACCGCCACCTGGTGGGAGTGTGCTACACGGAGGAGGAAGCGAAGGCGATGGCTGAGgag gtggagttccaggatgGCCCTAATGAGGATGGAGAGATGTTCATGAGGCCAGGCAAGCTGTCTGACTATCTTCCAAAACCGTACCCCAACCCTGAGGCTGCCAGAGCTGCTAACAATGGAGCCTTACCCCCGGACCTCAGCTACATCGTGCGAGCTAG GCATGGTGGAGAGGACTATGTATTCTCCTTGCTAACTGGCTACTGTGAGCCCCCCACTGGGGTGTCATTGCGAGAAGGCCTCTACTTCAACCCTTACTTCCCTGGCCAGGCCATTGGCATGGCTCCTCCTATCTACAATGAAGTCTTGGAGTATGATGATG GCACCCCAGCTACCATGTCTCAAGTAGCCAAGGATGTTGCCACCTTCCTTCGATGGGCATCGGAGCCAGAGCATGACCATCGGAAACGCATGGGTCTCAAG ATGTTGTTGATGATGGGCTTGCTGCTGCCCCTGACCTATGCCATGAAACGACATAAGTGGTCAGTCTTGAAGAGTCGAAAGCTGGCATATCGGCCGCCCAAGTGA
- the Gpaa1 gene encoding glycosylphosphatidylinositol anchor attachment 1 protein: MGLLSDPVRRRALARFVLRLNTPLCVLSYVAGIAWFLALAFPPLTQRTYMSENAMGSTMVEEQFVGGDRARSFARDFAAHRRKSGALPVAWLERSMRSVGLEVYTQSFSRKLPFPDETHERYMVSGTNVYGILRAPRAASTESLVLTVPCGPDSTNSQAVGLLLALAAHFRGQIYWAKDIIFLVTEHDLLGTEAWLEAYHDINVTGIESSPLQGRAGAIQAAVALELSSDVVTSLDVTVEGLNGQLPNLDLLNLFQTFCQKGGLLCTLQGKLQPQDWTSLEGPLQGLQTLLLMVLRQASGRPHGPHGLFLRYRVEALTLRGINSFRQYKYDLMAVGKALEGMFRKLNHLLERLHQSFFFYLLPALSRFVSIGLYMPATGFLLLVLGLKALELWMQLHEAGVSPEEAGKAPGPGSPTLATQSVGLTSLMAPLLISQAMGLALYALPVLGQHVAAQHFPVAEAEAVVLTLLAIYVAGLALPHNTHRVVSSQVPDRGWMALKLVALIYLALQLGCIALTNFSLGFLLAATMVPAAALTKPHGPRPLCAALLVVTSPAVTLLGSLFLWRGLQEVPLSLAEGWQLFLTALAQGVLEHYTYGALLFPILALGLYPCWLLFWNVLFWK, translated from the exons ATGGGTCTCCTGTCGGACCCGGTGCGCCGGCGCGCGCTCGCCCGCTTTGTCTTGCGCCTCAACACTCCGCTCTG CGTGCTGAGCTACGTGGCTGGCATCGCCTGGTTTTTGGCGCTGGCTTTCCCGCCGCTAACCCAGCGCACTTACATGTCGGAGAATGCCATGGGCTCCACCATGGTGGAGGAGCAGTTTGTAGGTGGAGACCGTGCCCGGAGCTTTGCCCGGGACTTCGCTGCCCACCGTAGGAAGTCAGG GGCTCTGCCAGTGGCCTGGCTGGAGCGGTCGATGCGATCCGTAGGGCTGGAGGTCTACACGCAGAGCTTCTCCCGCAAACTGCCCTTCCCGGATGAGACCCACGAGCGCTAT ATGGTGTCGGGTACCAATGTGTATGGCATCCTCCGGGCCCCACGTGCTGCCAGCACCGAGTCCCTGGTACTTACCGTACCCTGTGGTCCAGACTCTACAAATAGCCAGGCCGTGGGGCTGCTGTTGGCACTCGCTGCCCATTTCCGAG GACAGATTTACTGGGCCAAAGATATAATCTTCCTGGTAACAGAGCATGATCTTCTGGGCACTGAGGCCTGGCTTGAAGCCTACCATGACATTAATGTTACAG GCATAGAGTCGTCTCCCCTGCAGGGAAGGGCTGGAGCCATTCAGGCAGCCGTGGCCCTGGAGCTGAGCAGTGATGTGGTCACCAGCCTTGATGTGACTGTGGAGGGACTCAACGGTCAGCTGCCCAACCTTGACCTGCTCAACCTCTTCCAGACCTTCTGCCAGAAAGGGGGGCTGTTATGCACACTCCAGGGCAAG CTGCAGCCCCAGGACTGGACATCACTGGAAGGACCATTGCAAGGCCTGCAGACACTGCTCCTCATGGTTCTGCGGCAGGCCTCTGGCCGGCCCCATGGCCCCCATGGCCTTTTCCTGCGCTACCGCGTGGAGGCCCTAACCCTCCGTGGCATCAATAGCTTCCGCCAATACAAGTATGATTTGATGGCAGTGGGCAA GGCTCTGGAGGGCATGTTCCGAAAACTCAACCACCTGCTGGAGCGCCTACACCAGTCCTTCTTCTTCTACCTGCTGCCAGCCCTCTCCCGCTTTGTCTCCATTGGCCTCTACATGCCGGCCACCGGCTTCCTGCTCCTGGTCCTCGGACTCAAG GCCCTGGAGCTGTGGATGCAATTACATGAGGCTGGAGTGAGCCctgaggaggctgggaaggcTCCTGGCCCTGGGTCTCCAACTTTGGCAACACAG AGCGTGGGCCTGACCTCACTTATGGCACCCCTGCTGATCTCTCAGGCCATGGGTTTGGCCCTCTATGCCCTGCCTGTGTTGGGCCAACATGTAGCTGCTCAGCATTTTCCAGTGGCTGAAGCTGAGGCTGTCGTGTTGACGCTGCTAGCCATCTATGTGGCTGGCCTGGCTCTTCCCCACAACACCCACCG AGTGGTCAGCTCACAGGTCCCAGACAGAGGCTGGATGGCGCTGAAGCTGGTGGCCCTGATCTACCTAGCGCTGCAGCTGGGTTGCATTGCTCTCACTAATTTCTCCCTGGGTTTCCTGCTGGCAGCCACCATGGTCCCTGCTGCCGCACTCACCAAGCCCCATGGACCCCG GCCCCTCTGTGCTGCCCTGCTGGTGGTGACAAGTCCAGCTGTCACACTCCTTGGTAGCCTGTTCCTGTGGCGGGGGCTGCAGGAGGTACCACTGTCTCTAGCAGAGGGCTGGCAACTCTTCCTGACGGCGTTGGCCCAGGGTGTGCTGGAGCACTACACCTATGGAGCCCTCCTCTTCCCGATACTGGCCTTGGGTCTGTACCCCTGCTGGCTgcttttctggaatgttctcttcTGGAAGTAA
- the Sharpin gene encoding sharpin: protein MAPPAGGAAAAAEPSSPAVLLAVHAAVRPLGAGHDAETQLRRLQLSADPERPGRFRLGLLGTGPGAVSFEWPLESICYTVRGPNQHELQPPQGGPGTFSVRFLSSQEAQQWAALVRDAAAEGQNGNGSPAPSPEMCPISPPCSSVAQIPKATQPEVDLPQSSGNFKKEELATRLSQAIADGDEKEAAHVAAILAQHHVALNVQLMEAWFPPGPIRLQVTVEDATSVLSSASSAHVSLQIHPHCSIAALQEQVFSEFGFPPAVQRWVIGRCLCVPERSLASYGVSQDGDPAFLYLLSAPREASGHSPQHSKMDGKLGCLFPQSLEQPHTRQPASSSLPSPPQPGWSCPSCTFINASDRPGCEMCSTQRPWAWGPLTTAST, encoded by the exons ATGGCGCCGCCCGCCGGCGGGGCCGCAGCGGCTGCAGAACCTAGTTCACCTGCGGTGCTCCTGGCAGTGCACGCCGCGGTGAGACCTCTGGGCGCCGGGCACGACGCCGAGACGCAGCTACGGAGGCTGCAGTTGAGCGCCGACCCTGAGCGGCCTGGGCGCTTCCGGCTGGGGCTGTTAGGCACCGGGCCAGGGGCG GTCAGTTTTGAATGGCCCTTGGAGTCTATTTGCTATACAGTCCGTGGTCCTAACCAACACGAGCTGCAGCCTCCACAGGGAGGACCTGGAACCTTCAGTGTGCGCTTCCTCAGCTCTCAAGAAGCACAGCAGTGGGCAGCACTGGTGCGAGATGCCGCCGCCGAGGGACAAAATG GCAATGGCAGCCCAGCCCCAAGCCCAGAAATGTGCCCCATTTCTCCACCATGTTCTTCTGTGGCTCAAATACCTAAAGCAACCCAACCTGAGGTCGATCTTCCTCAAAGttctggaaattttaaaaaag AAGAGCTGGCTACACGCCTGTCCCAGGCCATTGCAGATGGAGATGAGAAAGAAGCAGCCCATGTGGCAGCCATCTTGGCACAGCATCATGTGGCTCTAAATGTCCAGCTCATGGAGGCCTGGTTCCCACCAGGTCCTATCAG GCTGCAAGTCACAGTTGAAGATGCCACATCTGTTTTGTCCTCTGCATCATCTGCCCATGTCTCACTGCAGATCCACCCACACTGCTCCATTGCAGCCCTCCAGGAACAG GTGTTCTCAGAATTCGGTTTCCCACCAGCTGTGCAGCGCTGGGTCATTGGGCGGTGCCTATGTGTACCTGAACGAAGCCTTGCTTCCTATGGGGTCTCTCAAGATGGGGACCCTGCTTTTCTCTACTTGCTTTCAGCCCCTCGAGAAGCTTCAG GACATAGCCCTCAACACTCCAAGATGGATGGGAAATTAGGATGCTTGTTTCCTCAGTCACTGGAGCAGCCTCATACCCGCCAGCCAGCCAGTTCCAGTCTCCCAAGCCCCCCTCAG CCTGGGTGGTCTTGCCCTTCCTGCACCTTCATCAATGCCTCAGATCGCCCTGGCTGTGAGATGTGTAGCACCCAAAGGCCCTGGGCTTGGGGTCCCCTTACTACAGCCTCCACCTAG